One genomic region from Alosa alosa isolate M-15738 ecotype Scorff River chromosome 12, AALO_Geno_1.1, whole genome shotgun sequence encodes:
- the ccni gene encoding cyclin-I translates to MKFAEPLESQRLSFLLEKAASREAIMWKARMPKKPSTQDTDISPGQRDEAVRWLTDLHSKLKLYPETLCLAISILDRFLAAIKARPKYLPCIAITCFFLAAKTNEEDERIPSLSDLAGSSSCGCSTSEILRMERIILDKLNWDLHTATPLDFLHIFHAMVLSCKSPSLAGLLGSSASQHLALLTQQLLGCLADHRLLQTQGSMLALGLLTLELESCCPDWLALTIDLLRKAQIDSTQLICCREQVARSLSRHQASLPPNTVFIYQPLPQILEPCARRAQPRWHPSALPQLAQAQARVPQPSPTSASTPTLALLSPPNLRLRPTGRLRCKPSAKRKVEQMEVDEFFDGIKRLYNEEAPATTLTAEGAVGGEAAVVRGCSSLLVPRQEGSSSPCPPLQPVSVP, encoded by the exons ATGAAGTTTGCAGAACCCTTGGAGAGCCAGAGGCTGTCTTTTCTTCTGGAAAAGGCAGCTTCTAGGGAAGCCATAATGTGGAAGGCCCGTATGCCAAAGAAGCCCTCCACTCAG GATACAGATATCTCTCCTGGCCAGCGAGATGAGGCGGTGCGCTGGCTCACTGACCTGCACAGCAAACTTAAGCTCTATCCAGAGACCCTCTGCCTGGCCATCAGTATACTGGACCGCTTTTTGGCAGCCATCAAG GCCCGCCCAAAGTAcctgccttgcattgccatCACTTGCTTCTTCCTGGCTGCAAAGACCAATGAAGAGGATGAG CGGATCCCGTCTCTGAGTGACCTGGCTGGCTCCAGTAGCTGTGGCTGTTCTACCTCAGAGATACTGCGGATGGAGAGGATCATTCTGGATAAGCTGAACTGGGATCTGCACACAGCCACACCGCTGGACTTTCTTCACATT TTCCATGCGATGGTGCTGTCGTGCAAATCCCCGTCGCTGGCAGGTCTGCTGGGCTCGAGCGCGTCCCAGCATCTGGCCCTGCTGACGCAGCAGCTGCTGGGCTGCCTGGCAGACCACCGGCTGCTGCAGACGCAGGGCTCCATGCTGGCCCTGGGCCTCCTGACGCTGGAGCTGGAGAGCTGCTGTCCTGACTGGTTGGCTCTCACCATCGACCTGCTCCGCAAGGCACAG ATTGACAGCACCCAGTTGATCTGCTGCCGAGAGCAGGTGGCACGTAGCCTGTCCAGACATCAGGCTTCCCTGCCTCCCAACACTGTGTTCATCTACCAGCCCCTGCCCCAGATCTTGGAGCCCTGTGCCAGGCGAGCCCAGCCCCGCTGGCACCCCTCGGCCCTACCACAGCTCGCACAGGCCCAGGCTCGGGTCCCTCAGCCCAGCCCGACCTccgcctccacccccaccctggCCCTGCTCTCCCCTCCCAACCTGCGCCTGCGCCCCACCGGGCGGCTCCGCTGCAAGCCCTCGGCCAAACGCAAGGTGGAGCAGATGGAGGTGGACGAGTTCTTTGACGGCATCAAGCGTCTGTACAACGAGGAGGCACCGGCGACGACGTTGACGGCGGAGGGGGCGGTCGGAGGGGAGGCGGCGGTGGTGCGTGGCTGCAGCTCCCTGCTGGTCCCGCGGCAGGAGGGCAGCTCTTCGCCCTGCCCCCCTCTGCAGCCTGTCAGTGTCCCCTAG
- the LOC125304594 gene encoding LOW QUALITY PROTEIN: ankyrin repeat domain-containing protein SOWAHA-like (The sequence of the model RefSeq protein was modified relative to this genomic sequence to represent the inferred CDS: deleted 2 bases in 1 codon) gives MATDFTQESLLGFLRCNGGRVRNAELLGHFKYFLKEDEDRVQNREQFKTFVNAVAVVKHEDGVSYVVLRKKFILPVGDIGSVHIPKRQDEKLENSRSRHRERSPRRATNRSRERRVPGETNSKLKTNKAAQVPTSVASESSLEILPAAGIIINNNNNAETVNFEKTVKMSPPQTWEASPTSIIITEGNYANRTLKPLLTPPFSSESKRSSGSGQSFEQAWDKEPVKTNLKHNSVDISNLGQAREADGWSTTFCSPPSSIHSDLKTFSLEELRQSPELQQLQQSSRCRNLGIQPAPWPLHPSLCNTLGIYSSSPCIADIESPPFTKAGHQMSSSNDCLVRPKRESLDHLHRESVHIRAAAAVNSPLQRRSLPLDPSYMPDAAAAASPEHFYHTPLSSTHECLPGSDCEWPFPLTQEVWSSENSLNQRAMEVAPGDQLRETLQRAHEAKLLSATPASANTGPWLPPIHGLPGAGVALQSSWPPVPERLLRLSPRQAGQRLRSRISRSLGADLDQPFPEDHEAARQSRLLLLSSSLSINYPLTTTPERSPSSRDLSLSGASSTASLSACHHDRAFVHRSSPVPLESKEHEWMVKAASGDWPVIYSLFREDGSLLSKRDFISGYTVLHWIAKHGDHRVLNTLWYGVNKAGMTLDVDGRTTCGYTPLHLGAMYGHKKLIRVLVLKFKANVRLRDTSGRRAWQYLGNDTTNEVRELLGAPQKNRSGAGPPQTHVDKPSERPDTISATVKRHSSLAALFKHKSLGRISGHTEMSV, from the exons ATGGCCACCGATTTTACCCAAGAGTCGCTATTAGGATTTTTACGCTGTAATGGGGGAAGAGTGCGAAATGCGGAGTTGTTGGGTCATTTCAAGTACTTTTTGAAAGAGGATGAGGACCGTGTACAAAACAGGGAACAATTTAAAACGTTTGTGAATGCCGTGGCAGTGGTGAAGCATGAGGATGGAGTCAGCTACGTCGTGTTGAGGAAGAAATTCATACTGCCAGTCGGAGACATTGGCAGCGTTCACATACCAAAACGCCAAGACGAGAAACTTGAGAATTCGAGGTCGAGGCACCGAGAGCGTTCACCAAGAAGGGCAACCAACCGAAGCCGGGAGAGAAGGGTGCCTGGTGAGACGAACTCCAAACTGAAAACAAACAAGGCAGCGCAAGTTCCAACATCAGTCGCTTCTGAGAGCAGCTTGGAAATTTTACCTGCAGCAGGTATTATaatcaacaacaataataatgcaGAAACGGTAAATTTCGAAAAAACTGTCAAAATGTCTCCTCCACAAACGTGGGAAGCTAGCCCGACATCAATTATTATAACAGAAGGTAATTATGCCAACCGCACTTTGAAACCATTGCTAACACCCCCTTTCAGCTCTGAATCCAAACGTTCTAGTGGGAGCGGTCAGAGCTTTGAACAGGCCTGGGACAAAGAGCCCGTGAAGACAAATTTGAAGCACAATAGTGTTGACATTAGCAATCTAGGACAGGCAAGAGAAGCTGATGGCTGGAGCACAACATTCTGTTCACCTCCTAGTTCTATCCACTCTGACTTGAAAACATTTTCACTGGAGGAACTGAGACAAAGCCCTGAACTGCAGCAGCTTCAACAGAGCTCCCGATGCAGAAATCTGGGGATTCAGCCCGCACCCTGGCCTCTGCACCCATCCCTTTGCAACACTCTTGGGATTTACAGCTCTTCCCCTTGTATTGCTGACATTGAATCACCACCATTTACCAAAGCAGGTCATCAGATGAGCTCCAGCAACGACTGTCTAGTGAGACCAAAGAGGGAGTCCTTGGACCATTTGCATAGGGAGTCGGTCCACATTCGGGCTGCAGCTGCAGTGAACTCTCCTCTCCAGCGCCGTAGTCTCCCCCTGGACCCCTCTTACATGccagatgctgctgctgctgcttccccAGAGCACTTCTACCACACTCCTCTGTCCTCCACTCATGAATGTCTGCCTGGGTCAGACTGCGAATGGCCATTTCCACTGACCCAAGAGGTGTGGAGCAGCGAGAACAGTCTGAACCAGAGGGCGATGGAGGTTGCGCCGGGCGATCAGCTGCGGGAGACGCTGCAGCGTGCTCATGAGGCGAAGCTGTTGTCA GCTACACCGGCCAGTGCAAACACAGGTCCCTGGCTACCACCGATCCACGGGCTACCTGGAGCAGGAGTCGCCCTGCAGTCGAGCTGGCCCCCCGTGCCAGAGCGCCTCCTGAGGCTTTCGCCCCGCCAAGCTGGCCAGCGCCTCCGTAGCCGCATCAGCCGTAGCCTCGGGGCGGACCTGGACCAGCCCTTCCCTGAGGACCACGAGGCGGCGAGGCAGAGCCGCTTgctgcttctctcctcctccctcagcatCAACTACCCGCTGACCACCACCCCTGAGAGGTCGCCCAGCAGCAGggacctctccctctctggggCCTCCAGCACGGCCAGCCTCTCCGCCTGCCACCACGACCGGGCCTTCGTCCACAGAAGCTCCCCGGTCCCTCTGGAGTCCAAAGAGCACGAGTGGATGGTGAAGGCGGCCTCTGGGGACTGGCCTGTCATCTACTCGCTCTTTCGGGAGGACGGCAGCCTCCTGTCCAAGAGGGACTTCATCTCCGGCTACACCGTGCTGCACTGGATCGCTAAGCACGGGGACCACCGGGTGCTGAACACCTTGTGGTACGGTGTCAACAAGGCGGGGATGACGCTGGATGTTGATGGAAGGACCACCTGTGGGTACACCCCGCTGCACCTGGGCGCCATGTACGGCCACAAGAAGCTCATCCGCGTGCTGGTGCTCAAGTTCAAGGCCAATGTGAGGCTACGGGACACCAGTGGCCGCAGGGCCTGGCAGTACTTGGGCAACGACACGACCAACGAGGTCCGGGAGCTGCTGGGGGCTCCTCAGAAAAATCGCAGCGGTGCGGGCCCGCCACAGACTCACGTGGACAAGCCCTCCGAGCGGCCGGACACTATATCCGCCACGGTGAAAAGGCACTCGTCCTTAGCAGCTTTGTTCAAGCACAAGTCACTGGGCAGAATCTCAGGGCACACAGAGATGTCTGTTTGA
- the shroom3 gene encoding LOW QUALITY PROTEIN: protein Shroom3 (The sequence of the model RefSeq protein was modified relative to this genomic sequence to represent the inferred CDS: inserted 1 base in 1 codon; deleted 2 bases in 2 codons), translating to MDNSFTGSNSTVFQRGKSLYVQARLQGGAPWGFTLKGGLEHGEALIISKVEEGGKADQLEHPLQAGDQVVIINDVELSGFRQEAISLVKGSYKTLWLTVRRECCPNACCSEACAQSCPSAHSTPRHNRACSGGVRLRIKNRRSEPASRPHSWHSTKLGDSLQDPSMMQVSQGGMGAPWHQNYHSSSSTTDLAYEAGFLRKSPDQYSSRGSMESLDPPNPAYNSCHQLSASKSSNSIDHLHSKRDSAYSSFSTSSSIPEYLAAGPSLGNRERSCSMEHVPQSRAGAEGMQQADIRYVRTIYDPQGVSEEHEVTSASLGRGNDGRSQARGGGGGGGGSHRPSSSSSSSSSGGSSASHRHSVGPVWGNHSRSSCESLKGAPAPPLRSDSFAAIRNHERPNSWSSLDQARSLRALHKGSWHHSSGSVAGAGKPSFVTEGQLHTVVEKSPESSPTTRPKQGFPQASSQPGRPMFPTSVYQVPPPEPHFAQMPTSCPSSSTVYPALAKESRYAPQREPGVVGRRGGGGSLGGEGTAGENGYQSNTPHGSSSPPHPGHSQPKPPPQAPPSSQHAERGLEELHAKYRSHLQPNSYRPPGPSIGQERRDPYTPVQPRGERPRYTHSPEPQSSHKPSGDEEQVRRPEHSSHAEPVAPQSKVPQGQVAHSNRGGPSVHARHYSESSIHSQDQEHLLTRLENALAEVQRCASPESSSSSGQNQQVDRSVSVLERVSRFERREPVKARSQSSSHAGSAPSYRPAVGPKSSLSGLEDLRNMQDRSAISHSIPHSSYSNSQVHSMVHQEDLHQRRGSSDHPQHRYLPDPALQRSKSTFHLGEENGSGFEWRDDSLDILGTVQDTPYNRAYRDSIKDAQSKVLRSTSFRRRDLNPPPVPAKHMXPGEEGPPKTSPKPTASSPHTPKERHVVTPDLPDRCSPPELPSLPPVGQVLTRIGGRKRLTMEQKKRSYSEPENMHEVGVSDPETRKQFLVPETSVADRRKMFERAARQSQPAAPRPELRQMQQDAVAEYMKRKTSHRSEGRPSRPHSAYQPASSSSTDSRSLSSTSSLASLQDPWLDSLSGGGRQTYTLPANLHGVFYPGGRSHMEPQQASYGRTQSKTPEPQWLQADGERLASAPSLAQPSGPDAPRHLPLSHRDGGFERASPARSSGKSASAEDLLDRLENRPAPQHIRSRSSPSVEQYSQDFMAAELRSFGAMSMDFAPSSHTGNRSLASGRPERPASASAVRRERYVLNQTGSQAAAPVVRRERQRHGERQRAQSAAGLAASVGLPSPYSPPSNAASLEWSERLCPANLDAIMFPSVPHGGAPHPTRRASAGMTRQNSSDTSTSEETIKDFPSGGPGQRTQLAPKTPPPSPDLPPSPPQVKVPHSPDALPQWLPSLRISESALRFSPPAASSHGDDDVFFTDLPPPAPPSPPLPIRETDITEDFPPPPPPPPLSLSPPAGEEAHVGYLERPLPLGSPKPHLSAEDSAEDSAAGDGLARRSSSLLSPPPLSPELSLSPSPSAEAAAPSSCPGGGRREPGAGSTPAVPEERSEVERRVEALARELVSRDKSLTPLLDSWAGRSSMDMMEEIFPAYGRRSSWQRRRSTVSQEDRRSDEACNSQEPSDSRMETDLDEDEADLTQKQGELLHALALSVALLRGEKEQLAGEQKSCSALGGSMEVLVQERCKPNERDKYRMFIGDLDKIVNLLLSLSGRLARVESALAALEREAETEDSRVERESLQQKRRQLCSQQEDACELKENLDRRERVVLDFLAGYLTAAQLRDHRRYVRLKPALLIRQRHLDELIRLAEEQLQRLAESLPAASGPAPAASGPAPALVPTSPRSTAVTSL from the exons ggagtgcTGCCCCAACGCGTGCTGCTCAGAAGCCTGTGCCCAGTCCTGCCCGTCCGCCCACAGCACCCCCCGTCACAACAGAGCATGCTCGGGAGGAGTTAGACTACGCATTAAAAACAG ACGGAGCGAGCCTGCGTCCCGTCCCCACTCGTGGCACTCCACCAAGCTGGGCGACAGCCTGCAGGACCCCAGCATGATGCAAGTATCCCAGGGCGGCATGGGAGCTCCCTGGCACCAGAACTACCATTCCAG ctcctCCACCACTGACCTCGCCTACGAGGCTGGGTTCTTGCGTAAGAGCCCGGACCAGTACAGCTCTCGGGGCAGCATGGAGAGCCTGGACCCCCCCAACCCAGCCTACAACTCCTGCCACCAGCTCTCGGCCTCCAAGTCGTCCAACAGCATCGATCACCTGCACAGCAAGCGCGACTCGGCCTACAGCTCCTTCTCCACCAGCTCCAGCATCCCGGAGTACCTGGCGGCCGGCCCGTCCCTCGGCAACCGGGAGCGCTCCTGTTCCATGGAGCACGTTCCGCAGAGCCGAGCCGGGGCCGAGGGCATGCAGCAGGCGGACATCCGCTACGTGCGCACCATCTACGACCCGCAAGGCGTGTCCGAGGAGCACGAAGTCACCTCGGCCTCCCTGGGCCGAGGGAACGACGGGCGGTCACAAgcccgaggaggaggaggaggaggaggaggaagtcaCCGCcccagcagtagcagcagcagcagcagcagcggtggcTCGTCTGCCTCCCACCGCCACAGTGTGGGTCCTGTGTGGGGCAACCACAGCCGCAGCTCCTGCGAGAGCCTGAAGGGGGCGCCAGCGCCTCCGCTGCGCAGCGACAGCTTCGCCGCCATCCGCAACCACGAGCGGCCCAACtcctggtccagcctggaccaggCGCGCTCGCTGCGCGCTTTGCACAAGGGCTCCTGGCACCACTCGAGTGGCTCGGTGGCCGGGGCGGGGAAGCCCTCGTTCGTGACGGAGGGCCAGCTCCACACGGTGGTGGAAAAGAGCCCCGAGAGCAGCCCCACCACCCGGCCCAAGCAGGGCTTCCCGCAGGCCTCCTCCCAGCCCGGCCGGCCCATGTTCCCCACCAGCGTCTACCAAGTGCCCCCACCCGAGCCCCACTTTGCACAGATGCCCACCAGCTGCCCCAGCTCCAGCACCGTTTACCCGGCTCTGGCCAAGGAGAGCCGCTACGCCCCCCAGAGAGAGCCGGGGgtggtggggaggag aggaggaggaggttctCTTGGTGGAGAGGGCACTGCGGGGGAGAACGGATACCAAAGCAACACTCCACATGGTTCCTCCAGCCCACCTCATCCAGGACACTCCCAGCCCAAACCGCCTCCGCAAGCCCCTCCATCCTCCCAGCATGCCGAGCGAGGCCTGGAGGAGCTCCATGCCAAATACAGGTCCCACCTGCAGCCCAACAGCTACCGACCTCCAGGGCCATCCATcggacaggagagaagagacCCTTACACGCCGGTCCAGCCCAGAGGAGAGAGACCCCGCTACACGCACAGCCCAGAGCCCCAAAGCAGCCACAAGCCAAGCGGGGACGAGGAGCAGGTCAGACGTCCAGAGCACAGCTCGCACGCTGAGCCCGTGGCCCCACAGAGCAAAGTGCCACAGGGACAAGTGGCCCACAGCAACAGGGGCGGCCCTAGTGTGCACGCCAGGCACTACAGCGAGTCCAGCATCCACTCCCAGGATCAGGAGCACCTGCTGACACGCCTGGAGAACGCCCTGGCCGAGGTGCAGAGGTGCGCCAGCCccgagagcagcagcagcagcggtcaGAACCAACAAGTGGACCGCAGCGTGTCCGTGCTGGAGAGGGTGAGTCGCTTCGAGAGGCGCGAGCCGGTCAAAGCACGCAGTCAGAGCAGCAGCCACGCCGGCTCGGCCCCCTCCTACCGCCCAGCTGTGGGCCCCAAGAGCTCCCTCTCTGGCTTGGAGGACCTCCGCAACATGCAAGACAGGAGCGCCATCTCTCATTCGATTCCCCACAGCTCCTATTCCAACAGCCAGGTGCACAGCATGGTGCACCAGGAGGATCTGCACCAGCGGAGAGGGAGCAGCGATCACCCCCAGCACCGGTACCTGCCTGATCCAGCTCTGCAGAGAAGCAAAAGCACCTTCCACTTGGGGGAGGAAAACGGATCTGGCTTTGAGTGGAGAGACGACTCCCTGGACATTTTAGGCACCGTCCAGGATACGCCTTATAACCGGGCGTACCGGGACAGCATCAAAGATGCCCAGTCGAAGGTGCTCCGATCGACCTCTTTCCGACGGAGGGACTTGAATCCTCCACCAGTGCCCGCCAAACACA TCCCTGGAGAGGAAGGGCCCCCTAAGACGAGTCCCAAACCAACCGCCAGCTCGCCCCATACCCCGAAAGAGCGCCACGTGGTGACCCCCGACCTGCCGGACAGGTGCAGTCCTCCGGAACTGCCCAGCCTTCCGCCAGTGGGACAGGTGCTAACGCGCATCGGGGGGCGCAAACGGCTGACCATGGAGCAGAAGAAGCGCTCCTACTCAGAGCCGGAGAACATGCACGAGGTCGGCGTGTCTGACCCCGAGACCCGGAAGCAGTTTCTCGTCCCGGAGACCAGCGTAGCCGACCGGCGCAAGATGTTCGAAAGGGCCGCCCGCCAGAGCCAGCCGGCCGCCCCGCGTCCAGAGCTGAGGCAGATGCAGCAGGACGCCGTGGCCGAGTACATGAAGCGCAAAACTAGCCACAGGTCGGAGGGGCGGCCCAGTCGCCCCCACAGCGCCTACCAGCCGGCCTCGTCCTCGTCCACTGACTCCCGgagcctctcctccacctccagtcTGGCCTCACTGCAGGACCCTTGGCTGGACAGCCTGTCCGGTGGCGGCCGCCAGACTTACACTCTTCCGGCCAACCTCCACGGGGTCTTCTACCCCGGCGGCCGGTCGCACATGGAGCCCCAGCAGGCCTCGTATGGCCGGACCCAGAGCAAGACCCCTGAGCCTCAGTGGCTCCAGGCGGACGGCGAGAGGCTGGCCTCGGCCCCGAGCCTGGCTCAGCCGTCCGGTCCAGATGCGCCGCGTCACCTCCCACTGTCCCACCGCGACGGGGGATTCGAGAGAGCCTCTCCAGCCCGGAGCTCAGGCAAGTCGGCCTCCGCAGAGGACCTGCTGGACCGGCTGGAGAACAGGCCAGCGCCACAACACATCCGCTCCCGCTCCTCACCCTCAGTGGAGCAGTACAGCCAG GATTTTATGGCTGCAGAGCTTCGATCTTTTGGGGCGATGTCAATGGATTTTGCTCCATCTAGTCACACTGGCAACAG gtctCTGGCCAGTGGGAGGCCTGAGCGTCCGGCATCCGCCTCGGCCGTGAGAAGAGAGCGCTACGTTCTGAACCAGACCGGCTCGCAGGCCGCTGCGCCCGTGGTGCGAAGGGAACGCCAACGGCATGGTGAGCGGCAGCGGGCCCAGAGCGCAGCGGGCCTGGCCGCCTCCGTGGGACTCCCCAGCCCCTACTCCCCGCCCAGTAACGCTGCCAGCCTGGAGTGGAGCGAGAGGCTGTGCCCAGCCAACCTGGATGCCATCATGTTCCCCTCCGTGCCACACGGTGGCGCTCCACACCCCACAAGGAGGGCCTCAGCAGGAATGACCAGGCAGAACTCCAGTGACACTAGCACCTCAGAGGAGACCATCAAGGACTTCCCCAGCGGGGGGCCCGGCCAGCGGACGCAGTTGGCACCAAAGACGCCCCCACCCTCTCCCGATCTCCCCCCCTCGCCCCCCCAGGTGAAGGTGCCCCACTCCCCCGACGCGCTGCCCCAGTGGCTCCCCTCCCTACGCATCTCTGAGTCGGCCCTGCGCTTCAGCCCCCCGGCGGCGTCCTCGCACGGAGACGACGACGTGTTCTTCACGGACCTGCCACCTCCTGCGCCCCCGTCACCGCCCCTGCCCATCCGTGAGACGGACATCACGGAGGActtccccccaccaccaccaccacctccgctttctctctccccccctgcGGGAGAGGAGGCCCACGTGGGCTACTTGGAGCGCCCGCTGCCTCTTGGATCACCAAAGCCGCACCTCAG TGCGGAGGACAGTGCAGAGGACTCAGCCGCCGGCGACGGGCTAGCGAGACGGAGCTCCAGCCTCCTCTCGCCGCCCCCCCTGTCTCCAGAGCTCTCTCTCAGCCCCAGCCCGAGTGCTGAGGCCGCCGCGCCCAGCAGCTGTCCTGGAGGAGGACGACGAGAGCCTGGGGCTGGATCCACGCCTGCTGTCCCGGAG GAGAGGTCGGAGGTGGAGCGGCGCGTGGAGGCTCTGGCCCGGGAGCTGGTGTCTCGGGACAAGTCCCTGACTCCTCTCCTGGACAGCTGGGCTGGGAGAAGCTCCATGGATATGATGGAGGAGATATTCCCTGCCTACGGACGGCGGTCGTCATGGCAACGAAGGCGGAGCACCGTCAGTCAGGAAGACAG AAGGTCAGATGAAGCCTGTAACTCCCAGGAGCCCTCGGACAGCAGGATGGAGACGGACCTGGACGAGGACGAGGCTGACCTCACACAGAAGCAG GGGGAGCTGCTGCATGCTCTGGCCCTGAGTGTGGCATTGCTGAGGGGGGAGAAGGAGCAGCTGGCTGGGGAGCAGAAGAGCTGCAGTGCTCTGGGGGGCAGCATGGAGGTCCTGGTGCAGGAGCGCTGCAAGCCCAACGAGAGGGACAAGTACCGCATGTTCATCGGGGACCTGGACAAGATTGTCAACCTGCTGCTGTCTCTCAGTGGCCGCCTGGCCCGTGTGGAGAGTGCCCTCGCCGCCCTCGAAAGAGAGGCTGAGACAGAGGACAGCAGAGTGGAGAGG GAGTCTTTGCAGCAGAAGCGGCGTCAGCTGTGCAGTCAGCAGGAGGACGCGTGTGAGCTCAAGGAGAACCTTGACCGGCGCGAGCGCGTGGTCCTGGACTTCCTGGCCGGCTACCTGACCGCGGCGCAGCTGCGTGACCACCGGCGCTATGTGCGCCTCAAGCCCGCGCTGCTCATCCGCCAGCGCCACCTGGACGAGCTCATCCGCCTGGCCGAGGAGCAGCTGCAGCGGCTGGCCGAGAGCCTCCCCGCCGCCTCCGGCCCAGCTCCGGCCGCCTCCGGCCCAGCTCCGGCCCTCGTCCCCACCTCCCCTCGCTCTACCGCCGTCACCTCACTCTGA